Below is a genomic region from Macaca thibetana thibetana isolate TM-01 chromosome 1, ASM2454274v1, whole genome shotgun sequence.
TGGCGGCGCAGCTGCTGTTCCTCCTGGAGGAATTTTCTCTCTAGTTCCTGAGGGCGCAGCTGCTGTTCCTCTTCGCGGAATTTTCTGTCACGCTCTTGGCGGCGCAGCTGCTGTTCCTCCTCGAGGAATTTTCTGTCACGCTCTTGGCGGCGCAGCTGCTGTTCCTCCTCGAGGAATTTTCTGTCACGCTCTTGGCGGCGCAGCTGCTGTTCCTCCTCGAGGAATTTTCTGTCACGCTCTTGGCGGCGCAGCTGCTGTTCCTCCTCGAGGAATTTTCTGTCACGCTCTTGGCGGCGCAGCTGCTGTTCCTCCTCGAGGAATTTTCTGTCACGCTCTTGGCGGCGCAGCTGCTGTTCCTCCCTTTCCTGGAGCAGCTGTTCCTCTTCACGGAATTTTCTGTCGCGGTCATGGCGGAGCTGTTGTTCGCGCTCCTGGCGGCGCAGCTGCTGTTCCTCCTCGAGAAATTTTCTATCGCGCTCTTGGCGGCGCAGCTGCTGTTCCTCCCTTTCCTGGAGCAGCTGTTCCTCTTCGCGGAATTTTCTGTCGCGGTCTTGGCGCAGCTGCTGTTCCTCCTCGAGGAATTTTCTATCACGCTCTTGGCGGCGCAGCTGCTGTTCCTCCCTTTCCTGGAGCAGCTGTTCCTCTTCGCGGAATTTTCTGTCGCGGTCGTGGCGGAGCTGTTGTTCTAGCTCCTGGCGGCGCAGCTGCTGTTCCTCCTCGAGGAATTTTCTCTCTCGTTCCTGACGGCGCAGTTCCTCTTCGCGGAATTTTCTGTCACGCTCTTGGCGGCTCAGCTGCTGTTCCTCCCTTTCCTGGAGCAGCTGTTCCTCCTCGCGGAATCTTCTGTCTCTCCCCTGACggactctcttctctttttcctctctcagcAACTGCTTTTCCTCTTGGAACTTCCTGTCGCGCCTTTTGGCTTCCTTTTGCTCTTCTCGCTCCAGTTGTTCTTCCTCTGGGAAATGCCTGTCGCGCTGCTGCCAGCGCCTCTTCTCTTGCTCACCACCTCTCTCTTGCGGTTCATCCAGCAGGGGCTGCAGATCTTGCTGGGACTGTCTGTCGCGCACCTGGGAATCTTCCAACTGCCGGAACTGTTCATTCTCTCTACGTTTGCAGTAAACCCTGTTATTAcgaactgcattttctttttctggttcccACTGCCATTTCAGATCACGGCGCTGATCCTCATCCCGGTATCGCCGCTTCCTCTCTTGGTGCTgaagctcctcctcctccagatACTGCCTCTCCGGCTCCTGGCGCCTTTTCTCCTGTTCCTCTCTCAGCAGCTGCTCTTCTTCCTGCTGCAGCTCCTCTTCCTCGCGGTATTGCCTCTCCAGCTCCTGGcgccttctcttctccctttcctctctcagCAGCTGCTTTTCCTCCTGCTGCAGCTCCTCTTCCTCCCGATATCGTCTTTCCCGCTCCAGGCGTCTTTTCTCCCGTTCCTCTCTCAGCAGCTGCTCTTCTTCCTGCTGCAGCTCCTCTTCTTTGCGGTATTGTCTCTCCCGCTCCTGGAGGCTTCTCTTCTCCCGTTCCTCTCTCAGCAgctgctcttcctcctgctgcAGTTCCTCTTCCTTGCGgtattctctctcctgctcctggcGTCTTCTTTTCTCCCGTTCCTCTCTCAGCAgctgctcttcctcctgctgcagcTCCTCTTCTTTGCGGTATTGTCTCTCCCGCTCCCGGCGCCTTCTCTTCTCCCGTTCCTCTCCCAGCAgctgctcttcctcctgctgtAGCTCCTCATCCTCCCGGTATTGCCTTTCCCGCTCTTGGCGTCTTCTTTTCTCCCGTTCCTCTCTCAGCAgctgctcttcctcctgctgtAGCTGCTCTTCCTCGCGGTATTGTCTCTCCTGCTCCTGGCGCCTTCTCTTCTCGCGCTCCTCTCtctgcagctcctcctcctcctgctgctgcagctgctgttcCTTTCTCAGCTGCTCTAGTAGGGCTGGCTTGGCGTACACCGTGTAGTGGcgtctcttcctttcttcttctagtTGCCACCTCCATTTTTGGTCGCGGCGCTGCTCCGGGCTTCGCCTCCTCTCCTGATCCTCTTGGGGGCCGTACCCCTCCTCCTGGAGCTGTTGGGCACGCTCCCGCCGCTGGagctgctcctcttcctccaggaactgcagctctctctccctctcgcGACGCTGGCGGCGccgctgctcctcctcctcctcctcctggagaAACCGTTGTTCCCGCTGCTGGCGCTCCTCCGCTCTCAGCTGCCTCTCCCGCTGCTCGCTCAATGAGGGCCTGGCTGACAGCCTCTGACGGCCCCTCTGGCGCTCTTCCTCCGCCTGCCACTGCCAAGTGAAGTCCCGGCGCTGctcctcttcctgctgctgcCGGCGAGCCTGTTCCTCCTCCTGCCATTGCAGCTCACGCTCCCGGCGCCgcctcttttcctcctgctcttgACGGCGCCTCTGCCCTTCCTGCTTGCGGGGCCTCGAGTAGACTTTGCTTTGCCGTGCGTCGGCCTCGCTTTCTAGCTGCCACTGCCACTTCGGGGTCTGGCTTTTAATCCGCTCCCGGGCCTGTTCCTGCTCCTCCTCAGCCAGCTCCTGCTCGCGCCTCAGCCACTGCTGGCGCCTCTCTTCCAGCTGCTCGCGCCTCTTCTCCTGCTCGAGTCTCTCTTCCTCCTCGCGCTTCAGCCGCTGCTCGCGCCTCTCTTCCTGCTCGCGCTTCAGCCGCTGCTCGCGCCTCTCCTCCTCCTCGCGCCTCTCCTCCTCCTCGCGCTTCAGCAGCTGCTCgcgcctctcctcctcctcctcgcgcTTCAGCAGCTGCTCGCGCCTGTCCTCCTGCTCGCGCTTCAGCCACTGCTCGCGCCTCTCCTCCTGCTCAAGCCTCTCCTCCTCCTCGCGCTTCAGCCGCTGCTCGCGCCTCTCCTCCTGCTCGCGCTTCAGCCGCTGCTCGCGCCTCTCCTCCTGCTCAAGCCTCTCCTCCTCCTCGCGCTTCAGCAGCTGCTcgctcctctcttcctcctcctggcgCTTCAGCCGCTGCTCGCGCCTCTCCTCCTGCTggcgcctcttctcctcctcctcgcGCTTCAGCAGCTGATCgcgcctctcctcctcctgctcgcGCTTCAGCCACTGCTCGCGCCTCTCCTCCTGTTCGCGCTTCAGCCACTGCTCGCGCCTCTCCTGCTGGAGCCTCTCCTCCTCGCGCTTCAGCAGCTGCTCGcgcctctcttcctcctcctggcgCTTCAGCCGCTGCTCGcgcctctcttcctcctcctggcgCTTCAGCCGCTGCTCACGCCTCTCCTGCTcgcgcctcttctcctcctcctcgcACTTCAGCCAATGCTCgcgcctctcctcctcctgctcgcTCTTCAGCCGCTCCTCGcgcctctccttctcctcctcgcGCTTCAGCCAATCGCGCCTCTCCTCCTCCTCGCGCTTCAGCCGCTGCTCGCGCCTCTCCTGCTGCTCGCGCCTCTCCTCCTGCTCGCGCTTCAGCCGCTGCTCGCGCCTCTCCTCCTGCTCgcgcctctcctcctcctgctcgcGCCTTAGTTGCTGCTCGCGCCTCAgcctttgctgctgctgctcttccGCCTGGCGCTCCCTCTTCAGCTCTTGCCGCTCCAGCTTCTGTAgctgctcttcttcctcctggAGCTCTCTTTGCAGCTGCGGCTCTTCTTCCTGCAGCTTCTCTTCCTGCCGGTGCACTCTCTCGCGCTTCCTccactctttctcttcttcctcctggagCACTCTTTCTTGCCGCTCTTGcctttgctgctgcttctcctcgcGGCGCTCCCTCCTCAGCTCCTGCAGCTCCCGCCTTCGTTGTTGCTCTTCATCTGGAAACGCCTCAGTTTCGTGACCCTTGCACCTCTGCAGCTGCTCTTCCTCTGCACGGCGCTCTTCCTGTTCTCTCCGTTCTCGCCTTTGCCGCCATAGCTCCTCGTCGCGGCGCTGCCTGTCGCGCTGCTGAAGTCGCTCTTGTTTCTCACTTTGCTCCTCTCCCTCAGCGagctccctctcctcttcctgcctCTTCTGCCTGCGTCGTTGCCCAGGTTCTTCTTCCAGTTGTCTGTCCCGGGACTCGAATCTCCTTTGGTCTTCTTCTTGCCTGCGATCTTGTAACAGGCTCTCCTTTCCATCACACCGGGCTCGCTTCTCCTCATCCAGTCCCGTGGCCTGGCCGAGAGCATAGTAACAAGCTTGAGccactttgaaaataaataggaGGAATTCGTTGAAATCGACACGCCCATTACGGTCACGATCCAGAAGTTCCAGGATCAGATCTACCGTCTTGGGGTCATGTGGTCtctataaaaaagatgaaaacaaaaatttataatgTACTATCTACAGGTGATAAAATTGTTTTCACACATATTTTATGCTATGCTGACATTCAAGAGACATTCAGAGCAATTAGAAAAATGTCCAGTGTGTATCAAGTCTTGTCCCCATGTAAAATGTGAACCCtcattttaaagcatatattCGTTTGAAATTTTTGCAGCTCGTAATTTATGCTGACCAAACTGGAGGATGCAGGAAgagagacacaaagtagaataACGGGTAAGCCTACGCATCTTAGAGGCAGAGCTTGAGGTGAAGATTCAAAACAGCCTCGTGAACTTGTGTGTAAAATTAACAAAGCTACTCAACCTCAAGAAAGAATAACACAAGTTCGCTTTAATTGGGTAAGAATGAACTCACTCTTGAGAGAGATACAATGGAAATTTATGAAGATTTGCAGTAGCCATTTCTGTCTGAAGCAGCTAGTACTCTTGATTTGGTTTCTATTCCATattagaaaacagaacaaaacatttATGGGTAGCAccattttagtagagatcaggctGATCTCAGTTTTGAAATTTGGAAACAAATTTAAGTTCCTCCAAGTCTAGTTTGATTTGACATCTTTTGTGGTGATGTCCCATGAAGAGCTCATTCACATGGCCATGCCGTCAAGTACATGAAATACTTTATTATTCAGACTGCAATGCCAAGTTAGTACCTTCTGACTGAGAAATGAATGGGGGATGTAGTGTAGATCTGTCATGgtgtaaaatgaatataaaccCACCAGTCCTTGCTCTGGTCTCCTCTGAGAATAAATCTCATAGCCTCAAGTCAATAGATCTCATTTTCTTGTTAGTTCTTACCCGAAGGACAGCTCCAAATTCCCTTTCCAGGAGGTTCTTCAGGTCTTTCTTAGTTAATGCTGCTCCATCACAATCATGTGAGACATATTGATTGAAAATTTCAGTGATGTCACAGATGCTTCTCAGAAGtggtgacatttttttctttccttcaagtTCAAGTAAACCTAGAACAATAAAACAAGATCCAGAATCAAAATCCCGTTTCTGCTCTTGGGAAAGCGTCATTCACACTATTTCAGGCAGATAcctaaataatttgaatttacaGCAGTATTTTCCACCTGGACTTTCAGAGCATTTTAATCTTTGAATATTgtatcagaaagagaaagagtgatCCTGAGAAATTCCAAGTGAGGGAATCATCTTCAGACTATCCTGTTGTCAGTTTTTGATTGTCCACCCAATGTGGATTATctgtccttttcttctctctttcttccagcTTTCCACCATATTTCAGAGTAGAAAATAAAGAGAGGAgtgcagaaattaaaattttatatatttctacacACCTTCCTTTAAAGTTGAGCAAAGAGGACAGGTAAAACCCAAAAGGTGAAGGAAGACTTGAGAGTATCTTAAAGTGGTTAGAGGCCATGTCAGCAAAACATTTAGAAGAAGATAGAACAATGAAAAGGGAGTATGAATGATTCCCCAACATTATAGTCCATAAAGGATTTAGGAACTTTTATAGAATATAATTCATAAGTCAACAATTCAAAGATTAAATAGTCAAAAGATTCCTAGTCAAAAGATGGCATTGTAACATTCAGATACACACgtgcagaaaacagaaagtgtATGTTACCTGCCTCAACTCAGATTTAGTACAGATATTCGGATACTGAAGTATTGAAAGCTTCTGAGAGGTCCTTTCTAAACCAACTGAATCCAGAAAACTGCGAATGATATTGGTTTTGTTAAACCCAAATATATCATTGGAATCTTGGCTTTTTATAAAGCATTAGCCAACAGTAGATCGATGTTATAAGAATACATAGAATGACTTTGCTGGTGGAATATGTGTAGTGGATCATCTAGCTAACTTCTTTATGTACTTCTCAACTCCAATACCTTAAATGCTGTGACTGTATGAAGATGGCCCATATTAGGTAGAACCAACGTAAAAGAGAATAGAAGGGTAACAAACTTTTGAGATAGCAGTTTTTAGGAAGATGAACCCTATCAGAGCCACACATGATCATCCTTGATGTGCAAAAGTATAGAGTTCAGAGCCCAGGGAGAAGGGCCATGCTTCAGTTCAAGTGATGGCTCCAACCATAAGAAGATGGGATAGAGTTAGTGAAAGTTTATTTATCCCTGCAAAATACTGATACCTTCTGGCACATAGAACCTCCCCGCATATCCCAACATCTGAAGTAGCTATAAAAATGGAGAATCATAAAGAAGACCACGATCCCACAGAATGGGACTTACCCACTTCACCAGAGGAAGAAGTTGAGTGCTCGCTGACACCACGGGCAAGTGTACTGAGTAACTGGGAGCTGGGCCTTTTATAGGGATTTTAATTGTGCCCTGGAAAGCAACTTGGGAAGGAGACACCCACTCTGTGGGATGGCCTGATTCATTCCTAACCAAGCCCAGCTCCACCTCTGTCTCCACAAATGGCTTGTTTATCTCACTATTTGCTCACGTAGCTATTTGGCATGAGGTTCACAGACCTTGCCTCCTGACACTCACGGTACTGGCCCCACCTAACATGAGAGGGTAGAATATTTGGCAGAATCTCCAATTTTCTTTAACtgttaaaactaaattaaataataaaacaaaggtaTTAAATGTTCGCAATCTTAATTGATTATTACTTCATTACAAAGGAGTAAACTCTAAGCCATTTGCTTTGTAAAAGATATAATCTCTAGTTTGGGATTAAGCAGAAACTTTGAAATAAACTGATGAAGACCAATTAATTTCTCCATGGGATGTGACAGTCCATGGTGAGCTGCTCATAAGCCGTGCCAGAAGCTGTTGCTTCAATTCTAGGGCAATGAGAGAGATGTAAAGAATTGGTTAGTTTCTTCTCTAAAAATGCAGGTGGGaaaattttttacatttgtttcctGGATCTTATGATGGTTTTCCTACAGATTGGGTACTGCCTCCTTAGTAAGCAGTTTGGAAGGGTaccttagaaatatatttttattaaactgttcataagaaaatttgaaatctgtGAAATTTCCTTCTTGGAGACATTAAACCTAAATGAAGTTTGTTCATTAGTTTTTCTCGTTAGCATATTGATGCCCTTGGGGGAAAAAGAGCTGGTGTAATGCATTATTGTAGATATAATCATCCTGCTCAGCCTAAGTTACTAATGGTTATGACACCTAAACACTTGAGTCTGCTTCTCCTGGAAGCACATTGAGGTAATCAGTCATTCTAGCCCATTATATCCATCAGGGCTTTCTCAATCTGGCTGATCATTTGCAAATTTCAGTGCTGTTTTATTGTAAGGAATTGGATTTTATCCATGGTTGTCAGTGACTTCCATCCTTACATTTCAGACTATGTGAAACTTTGGTTCATAATTTATGAAGACTATTAAATGATTCAATGGCTTCTCTGCACTTTTGTCTCCTCCTTTGTCTAACAGAGGCAAGTATTGGTTTTCTGAATTTTGAGGCAATTATAGGATCCTTCAATGGCTTGAGTGAAAGTTTGGAATCTAAATCTTGATGGCTATTTCTTTATTTGCAGATTGGTCCAAATGATAATGGAGTTGAACTCTATTTGCCCCCTCACTTGCTGCCATCCCAGATGTGGGGTACAGAGGAAGGTAGAAGTGACAGGGAGTGGGAAGACAATTATAAGCAAGGCTAATTTCTGCCTCTTAAGGACTTCAACACTGAAGTCTACGATTTAGTGGTTTTCCTAGGACTGTCAGAACTGTCACTATTTCTTGGGCTAAGTTAGCAAACTTGATGTGGCAACTCGTTGGTGAAGGGTGAAGACTTctcatttttccccttctttttagGGTTTTATGCAGCTCTCTTACTCTTTGGATTCTAAGATAGGACCATCATAAGCACTGATCACACTGCACTGCAATCATGTGACCATGGAAGCTCACTCTCTCACAGAGGGCACTAGCCTTTTGTATGAGTGTTCTTCAAGGAATAACCTAGGCAAGGCCTGCCTTATGTCTGCTTTTGTTTGTATCCTCCTGTGTGTGATCTATTGGGAACCTCAGCTCAGGTGATGGGATGCATTTGCATGACTCCATTACTTTCCTATAGTGAATAAACCCAAAAGGGAACTGGAAAGTGTTAGATTCCATGGAAATAAAGGGAAAAGTAGCATTAACCATTCTAAAATtgtagttagaatggcaattccCCCCACTACTATGCTTTTGAACAGCCTTGAAAAAATACCCCAAATTGCGTTTATTATAACAGAAAAACCCTTTCTCCTCTCTGAATGAAGCTAGATCTTAAATTTAGTGATGGTGCTCCTACCCACTTTTATTTAAAGTCAGTTCAGCataagggaaaatatttaaaaacctgcATAACCCTAAGAGAATTGGCCTCCCTTCCTGCTCTTGGTCCATCATCAGAAAGGTTGTAAAGTAGATTCAGATGCTAAATCCAAAATCAAGTTTGAAATTCTCCTGGTGAAGTATCTTCATTGCTAcataatgttcttttattttacacaCTGTCATTATTTgagaatatcattttaaaaggaGTCTGTAACATAAGGTTTGGACAGGGAAATAGTTTCCATGGCTTTCTAGTTTTTCAAAATGTTGGTAAATGCTAAAGAATGTAGAAAATTATATCAAATGCTAACAAATTGGTTCAGTCTATTTTTAGTTAAGACCAACTGGGAATTCTTGGAATGTAGTAGTGTTCCTTTACTGTGgaccaccaaaaaataaaaatattgttataatcTGAAAGGTCTCCATACAAAAAGCTCCAATATCACTCTTTTTTAAGACTGGAGACTGAGACACTGAAAGGTCAGAGAATACTACTGACCGGCCCAGGAATGACCTGGGTGATCCTGCTCCATTTCTGCAAGAATGCCCTTCTTTATCAGTCCAGAGCACAGCTATAGTATTATCCTGGCACTTGACGTTGATACCTGAGTTCTTTATTACAGAggaattgaaaagagaaaataaaatttgtatcaCTTAGATGCTTTAATTTTATATCAATATGAAGCCTTGTCACTTTTTGACATCCTGTGGCATTTACCTGGCCCAGGCCCTGACTTAGCTCAACTGGATAACTTCCAGAGTGAAAATTTAGATAAAACAGAGAAGGTTCTATTGTCATCTCTAGCCTAATGTACTTCTCCAGAACCCAGCATAAACTATGATGTTGACACTCTGGGAAAGTGTTCAAAGTAGGGTGATTCTACATGGCtttgaaaaaatgtaaagtaCTTCAAACACTTCTCCATCAAAgacttcttaaaaaaattatgtgttaaaTCTTTCAAGTTTtctgatcatttctttttattcattgacCCACCTCCTAGACCTCACCTCTGTCAGTCTAAAAcctaatataatttcttttaggCTCCAGAGAAGTTCCATTTCCTCTCCAAAACCTTCTTTGACCTTTACACGCAATgatctttctattaaaaatttccCCCCACAGCATACATAGTCAGCATTTTACAATCTAGTACTAGTTAATGTGTAATTTTCATATTCTTCTCTAGTTTAATGGGTGCTTGTTTTGTGTTCTCCATTAGGTTTTAAGTTGCTTGAAGGTAGTgctatatcttttatttctactagatgttttaaaaaatgcttgctgatatgatataattttattgcattgtggCAGTTTAAATGACCAACAGGCCAGAATGAGATGAATCACTTGTTCTGGGATGGACCATCTGTTTGCGTGATGACTTGGAGATGAGGGTACTCACCTTAATAAGAGTCAGCCCTTCTGGGGCCTCTTTCTAGTTTCACCACTTATAGGACAGATGACAGAGGAGACAGTAGTccacctccctctgccttccCTGATGCCCATTGCTTCCTCCCACTGTTAAATGAGGAACTGTAAGATATGAATCCCTTCCTCAGAGGGGAGCTGTGATAATTGCAGCTTGTAAAGCATTTTGTGATTCTTAGATATAAAAGAGCTAATTATTATGATCATTAATAATccttaatttttatcttctttaaggTAAATTACCCTTACTTTAATTACACCCCCACCCTGGTTGTAATTATACCTCTGAGAGTCAGCAGATGCTTTCATCTTACGTCATGCTTTGCAGGGTGACTGGGCACGGGTGCCAGGGAGGGCATTTCTACCATCTGCCTGCTCCTGCTCTCACCCGGAGTAGCAGAGGGCTTCTGGCTGTCTTTGTTGTTAAACTGGTTATAGATTTCAAGTGATTTGTATTCTTTGTTCTATAACAGTATCTTTATCCTAACCAGCAGCTCCTCAGTTTCACGGAGACACACTAAATGGTACAAATGAATTTTTATCATTTGAGCAATATTGTGAATTAAGGAAGCAGGTATCTTTCACTGGGCCATAGAGGCTTTACGGTGTCTGTTATAAAGAGGTTTTCAACTGCAGTATGAAAGAAGGGTCATAGCTCCTCAAGGGTAGAGGTGCTGTGTGACATTCCAGATTTTTCTTGGACTTAGATGTGGTTCTAATAGAATTGTAAGTTACTATgtgaagaactgaaaaaaatgtttttgagagaGATTTTGCTTCTGACAAAAGGCATACCATAAAAAGGCTGGAACTGAGGCTTCACACGTAATACATACTTTGGGTGTGGGAATTAAGgccatggcctcccaaatgtGGAAAAGAGCATAGGCAGGCATGTATCAGTCTAgcttgaaatgttttcttcaggTCCAGACATCCCATAACTGCTTCATGTCATGATGTAATTATTCAGTCCTAATCTTGGATGTTTCAGCACCATGAATCCTACTCTGTCCCTGAAGTAAGGATGGCAGTGGAACAAGGCAGTAGGGTGGATGGCAGTGTTGAGTGTTTTGATGGCCTTCCTTCTGATCCTTCCTCTCAGAGCAGTGCATGCTTCTCTGGAGCTCTGCCTTCCCTGTCTGCCTCAGCatctttctttcagtttctttcctttccttatttcctcttctcttctctttttaaatttctcttttcccaTCCCACACTCAAAACCATTTAATCTCAGATAGGGAAATAGGAGAGGGATGAGGAGACCTCAAGGGGAGCCAGTCAAGGTCTGTGTCCCTTTCCCTCAAGTGAGGATCTGATTGAGTTCATAGTAGTATtggtaaagaaacagaaaattgacTGTGTCCTTCCTGGTTCTTCTCTCAGTGAGTCTCTCTTGGTccataagcatttattgagccctCTGTTCTACTGTAGACATTGTTCATGGTAGCAAGAGGCACTCCACCCTACCTCCCGATAATTTGAAGTGGGATATATTATGGTAAGAAAGGTTCAATTCCAAAAATAAGACTGATATTGGTATTTTCTTGTACATGCTATAATTTTTtgtaataattagaaaaacaaacaaacccaacaaCAGTGGTTACCTATAGGGAGAGGGGTGGGTAAGTGCCTTTTTACTGCAcgctttcttctactttttaatatttaagccatgtgaatatgttacctattacaaattaaatacatagaatcatttaaaataaaagtttgattcCAAGAGAAAGGAGATGAAATAAAGAGAAGACAAGAATGTACTTTATTTACTCAGTTTATATTGTACCTGGCAGGACACTCGgtgcttaatatatttttaataaaatttttgtaaGTGTAATAAAGTTAAATGGCCCTTAAAAAACCTTAACAGTCACTAAAGTGGTTGTACAATAAGTGCTAGTCTTTTGGCTATTTTGTCAGATGTATGGTTAGaactttacagatttttttctgaggCTCTTCCTTATCTGCAGATGAAGAGTGCTGTCGGTGCTGCTTCTCTGGGTATCTGACCAAGCCCAGTCTGGCTCTGGGCTCTCAGTGGGCTCACTGTTAGCTCTGGGCAGAGGGTGAACCACTAATAGCTCATCTACAACCAGATCCTTGAGAGTATTTCctaaattataaaaaacaaatgcttttgGCAGCACAAATTTGATCTTTGAAGTGAACCACATCCTATAGATATGACAAGTGGGGGAATAATTACAACTTCTCATAAGATCAAAATTCAGTTATTCTAATATAAATGTAATCCATACTTTCAGGGCCAACATTTCAAAATTAGtctttaaagtctcttttgttgtgtttttcaagGTGCAAAACTCTTTGAAAGTCTCTGAATACAAGCCCTAGATACTGATTTCATCATTCTAGATAATTTATCCTCATCTGTTCCATGAATCTTCACACTGCCTTGCTACTTAGCTAATCAAAAACTTTCATTAAGAACCTGATAAATGGAAGGTGAAAGAGTATAGAGCATTGGAAAAGACCCATTCAAGACATTCAGAAGATATGATATAGTTGTGACGTTAGATTATATTCCACAAGTGCTCTACAAGGAAAAAGGGACTACTGCTGGGTGAAGTGGTGTAGGAAGGCTTCAGGGAGGAGATGGGAGTTGTTCTGGATAGGGTGAGTGGATTTCAGGCAGGCCAAGTGAAACAGAGACATTCCAGGCAGTGTGAGGAAAGATGGGGAGTAGGAATGGGCAAAgcatattttgagaaaaagagaGTTGAACAGTCAGATTATAGTGGAGACTTTATCACTCTTTGGCAAAAGGCCATGTTGCCTTGATCCTTTCAAGGGTTGACcttgcagaagaaaaaattgattTCAACCCTCCATCCATTCAGGAAGAAAGGAATTGAATACAGTAAGATGCAGGTTCCATGAAAGCAGTTCCACTTatgttttgtttgctgttgtgTTCTCAGTGGCAGAGAGAAGGCcctcaggaaatattttttaattgaaagaacGAATGAATTGCatgtatttttcatatacaaGACTATATGCAAATGCCATGACTAGAGAGTAGCCCTGTAAGAATTCAGAAGAAGTCACTTTTTGATAGCGGGATTGGGAAGAAGAGATGGAGTAGAAAAGGAACACTCGAGAGAAGTAGCAGTAAACCATAAGATGGAGAGTgagtacaattttatttttaaaaatcttt
It encodes:
- the TCHH gene encoding trichohyalin, producing the protein MSPLLRSICDITEIFNQYVSHDCDGAALTKKDLKNLLEREFGAVLRRPHDPKTVDLILELLDRDRNGRVDFNEFLLFIFKVAQACYYALGQATGLDEEKRARCDGKESLLQDRRQEEDQRRFESRDRQLEEEPGQRRRQKRQEEERELAEGEEQSEKQERLQQRDRQRRDEELWRQRRERREQEERRAEEEQLQRCKGHETEAFPDEEQQRRRELQELRRERREEKQQQRQERQERVLQEEEEKEWRKRERVHRQEEKLQEEEPQLQRELQEEEEQLQKLERQELKRERQAEEQQQQRLRREQQLRREQEEERREQEERREQRLKREQEERREQQERREQRLKREEEERRDWLKREEEKERREERLKSEQEEERREHWLKCEEEEKRREQERREQRLKRQEEEERREQRLKRQEEEERREQLLKREEERLQQERREQWLKREQEERREQWLKREQEEERRDQLLKREEEEKRRQQEERREQRLKRQEEEERSEQLLKREEEERLEQEERREQRLKREQEERREQRLKREEEERLEQEERREQWLKREQEDRREQLLKREEEEERREQLLKREEEERREEEERREQRLKREQEERREQRLKREEEERLEQEKRREQLEERRQQWLRREQELAEEEQEQARERIKSQTPKWQWQLESEADARQSKVYSRPRKQEGQRRRQEQEEKRRRRERELQWQEEEQARRQQQEEEQRRDFTWQWQAEEERQRGRQRLSARPSLSEQRERQLRAEERQQREQRFLQEEEEEEQRRRQRRERERELQFLEEEEQLQRRERAQQLQEEGYGPQEDQERRRSPEQRRDQKWRWQLEEERKRRHYTVYAKPALLEQLRKEQQLQQQEEEELQREEREKRRRQEQERQYREEEQLQQEEEQLLREEREKRRRQERERQYREDEELQQEEEQLLGEEREKRRRRERERQYRKEEELQQEEEQLLREEREKRRRQEQEREYRKEEELQQEEEQLLREEREKRSLQERERQYRKEEELQQEEEQLLREEREKRRLERERRYREEEELQQEEKQLLREEREKRRRQELERQYREEEELQQEEEQLLREEQEKRRQEPERQYLEEEELQHQERKRRYRDEDQRRDLKWQWEPEKENAVRNNRVYCKRRENEQFRQLEDSQVRDRQSQQDLQPLLDEPQERGGEQEKRRWQQRDRHFPEEEQLEREEQKEAKRRDRKFQEEKQLLREEKEKRVRQGRDRRFREEEQLLQEREEQQLSRQERDRKFREEELRRQERERKFLEEEQQLRRQELEQQLRHDRDRKFREEEQLLQEREEQQLRRQERDRKFLEEEQQLRQDRDRKFREEEQLLQEREEQQLRRQERDRKFLEEEQQLRRQEREQQLRHDRDRKFREEEQLLQEREEQQLRRQERDRKFLEEEQQLRRQERDRKFLEEEQQLRRQERDRKFLEEEQQLRRQERDRKFLEEEQQLRRQEQQQLRRQERNRKFREEEQQLRQEREEQQLRRQERDRKFREEEQQLRRQERDRKFLEEEQQLRRQERDRKFREEEQLRQETEEEQLRRQERDRKFLEEEQLRQEREEQQLRRQERDRKFREEEQQLRRQERDRKFLAELQLRRQEREQQLRQDRDRKFREEEQLLQEREEQQLRRQERDRKFREEEQQLRRQELERKFLEEEQLRQETEEEQLHRQERDRKFLEEEQLRQEREEQQLRRQERDRKFREEEQLRQEREEQQLRRQERDRKFREEEQLPQEREEQQLRRQDRDRKYRWEEEQLQLKKQEEQRLRQERDGQYRAEEQFATQEKSRRQAQELWQEEEQKRRQERERKLREEHLRSQQEEEQRRLQVRETQSQEGKGHGRLLEPGSHQFASVPVRSSPLYEYIQEQKSQYRP